One stretch of Thalassovita sp. DNA includes these proteins:
- a CDS encoding helix-turn-helix domain-containing protein, whose amino-acid sequence MRARVEDDPQGRRQVYEACFEPCAIEKGMRIIGGKWTGSILWHLKDGPVRFNDLARMVGGASKKMITERLRQLETQGLVRREVMDTAPVSVHYEITEFGRSALGFLNELRKWSEGLPQEIHADG is encoded by the coding sequence ATGCGTGCAAGAGTCGAAGACGACCCCCAGGGCAGGCGGCAGGTCTATGAGGCCTGTTTTGAACCTTGCGCGATCGAAAAGGGCATGAGGATCATCGGCGGAAAATGGACCGGGTCGATCCTGTGGCACCTCAAGGACGGTCCGGTCAGGTTCAACGATCTGGCTCGGATGGTTGGTGGCGCATCCAAGAAGATGATCACCGAACGTCTGCGCCAACTGGAAACGCAGGGGCTGGTCCGGCGCGAAGTCATGGATACAGCCCCGGTGTCCGTTCACTACGAGATCACCGAGTTCGGGCGCAGTGCGCTGGGCTTCCTCAACGAGCTTCGTAAATGGAGCGAAGGTTTACCGCAGGAAATCCACGCCGATGGCTGA